The following proteins are co-located in the Pedobacter frigiditerrae genome:
- the tgt gene encoding tRNA guanosine(34) transglycosylase Tgt, which translates to MKFTLQANDPLSKARAGTVTTAHGDIQTPIFMPVGTAGTVKAVHQRELKDDIKAQIILGNTYHLYLRPGLDIIEPAGGLHKFIGWDKPILTDSGGYQVYSLSKVRKIKEEGVTFHSHIDGSKHLFTPEYAMDIQRTIGADIIMAFDECTPYPCDYKYAANSINMTHRWLKRCCHRFDTTEPKYGFDQTLFPIVQGSVYKDLRVKSAEFIASMNREGNAIGGLSVGEPAEEMYAMTEVVCNVLPVDKPRYLMGVGTPINILENIALGIDMFDCVMPTRNARNGMLFTRNGMINITNKKWANDFSPIDAESDLYADQVYSKAYLRHLMHSKEILGAQIATLHNLHFYLWLVNTAREKIISGEFYEWKNKMVTILGNKL; encoded by the coding sequence ATGAAATTTACTTTACAGGCAAACGACCCGTTATCAAAAGCTAGGGCTGGAACAGTTACAACAGCGCATGGCGATATACAAACACCTATTTTTATGCCTGTTGGTACGGCTGGAACTGTTAAGGCAGTACACCAAAGAGAACTGAAGGATGATATTAAGGCTCAAATTATTTTGGGGAACACCTATCATCTATACCTTAGACCAGGATTAGATATTATTGAGCCAGCAGGTGGATTACATAAATTTATAGGTTGGGACAAGCCAATTTTAACAGACAGTGGCGGTTATCAGGTTTACTCTTTAAGTAAAGTTCGTAAGATAAAAGAAGAAGGCGTAACTTTTCATTCGCACATAGATGGTTCAAAACATTTGTTTACACCAGAATACGCAATGGATATACAGCGTACCATCGGTGCAGATATTATCATGGCATTTGATGAGTGCACACCTTATCCTTGCGATTACAAATACGCCGCGAACTCCATCAATATGACCCACAGGTGGCTTAAACGTTGCTGCCATAGGTTTGATACCACAGAACCAAAATACGGATTTGACCAAACGTTATTCCCTATTGTACAAGGTTCGGTTTATAAGGATTTGAGAGTAAAATCTGCCGAATTTATTGCCTCAATGAACAGGGAAGGTAATGCAATTGGCGGATTATCGGTTGGCGAACCCGCTGAAGAAATGTATGCAATGACGGAGGTTGTTTGCAATGTTTTACCTGTTGACAAACCAAGATATTTAATGGGCGTTGGTACACCAATCAACATTTTAGAGAATATTGCGTTAGGTATAGATATGTTTGATTGCGTAATGCCAACCAGAAATGCAAGAAATGGGATGCTATTCACTAGAAATGGAATGATTAATATCACCAATAAAAAGTGGGCAAATGATTTTTCTCCAATTGATGCCGAAAGCGATTTATATGCAGACCAAGTTTATTCTAAAGCATATTTAAGGCATTTAATGCATTCAAAAGAAATATTGGGTGCTCAAATTGCCACATTACATAACCTACATTTCTATTTATGGTTAGTAAACACAGCTAGAGAAAAAATCATTTCTGGTGAATTTTACGAATGGAAAAACAAAATGGTGACTATATTAGGCAATAAATTGTAA
- a CDS encoding LapA family protein has product MKAKTIFIIVITALLTTFLVTNSDPVEFTFIIGEPVSVSKLIVIGICVLIGFIIGFIVGRPRKTVSTYDTEIEKGYAGNTENKSNLSDEDRDYIS; this is encoded by the coding sequence ATGAAAGCAAAAACCATATTCATCATCGTTATTACCGCTTTATTAACCACTTTTTTAGTCACAAACAGCGACCCCGTAGAATTTACTTTCATCATTGGGGAGCCAGTTTCTGTGTCAAAACTAATTGTGATTGGCATTTGTGTTTTAATCGGCTTTATCATTGGTTTTATTGTAGGCAGACCACGTAAAACAGTGAGCACTTACGATACAGAAATCGAAAAAGGATATGCTGGAAACACAGAGAATAAATCTAATTTAAGCGACGAGGATAGAGATTATATCAGTTAA
- a CDS encoding Gfo/Idh/MocA family oxidoreductase, whose product MKRRNFIQSSSILLASTGLASVMPLDLLASAAKADKIRFAVIGVNGMGWSNLNALIKDSRAQCIAICDVDKNVLNKRTAELAKKNITVTTASDYKTILANKDIDAVVIGTPDHWHCKIMVDALAAGKDVYVEKPAGNSIEECNIMVAAQKKYNKAVQVGQWQRSQKHFADAMAYVHSGKLGNVRLVKAWAYQGWMKAIPTVADSPVPEGVDYAAWLGPATKRPFNKNRFHFEFRWFWDYAGGLMTDWGVHMIDFGLIGMKAETPISVVASGGKFANPNDASETPDTLTTIYQFKDFNLQWEHATGIDGGPYNRNHGVAFIGNNGTLVVNRQGWEVIPEKADGKDKIERVEFQKSVDNGLEKHTSNFLDVVQSRKFEDLKAPIEAGSHIAKICQMGNIAYRLGKKIYWDADKNKFTDSEANKYLTAAYHNGYKLPTV is encoded by the coding sequence ATGAAACGTAGAAACTTCATCCAATCTAGCTCCATTTTATTAGCAAGCACTGGCTTGGCATCAGTAATGCCTTTAGATTTATTAGCATCTGCTGCGAAAGCAGACAAAATTCGTTTTGCAGTTATTGGCGTAAACGGGATGGGTTGGTCTAATTTAAATGCCTTAATAAAGGATTCAAGGGCACAATGTATTGCCATTTGCGATGTAGACAAGAACGTTTTAAATAAAAGAACTGCAGAATTAGCAAAGAAAAACATTACTGTAACTACAGCATCTGACTATAAAACGATATTAGCAAACAAAGATATTGATGCCGTTGTAATTGGAACACCAGACCATTGGCATTGTAAAATAATGGTTGATGCTCTTGCTGCTGGCAAAGATGTTTATGTAGAAAAACCAGCGGGCAACTCAATTGAGGAGTGTAATATCATGGTGGCTGCTCAAAAAAAATATAATAAAGCAGTACAAGTTGGACAATGGCAACGTAGTCAAAAACACTTTGCTGATGCAATGGCGTATGTTCATTCTGGTAAGTTAGGCAACGTACGCTTGGTTAAAGCTTGGGCGTATCAAGGTTGGATGAAAGCTATACCAACTGTAGCTGACTCACCTGTACCAGAAGGTGTAGATTACGCTGCTTGGCTTGGCCCTGCAACAAAAAGGCCATTCAATAAAAACCGTTTCCATTTTGAATTTAGATGGTTCTGGGATTATGCAGGAGGCTTAATGACAGATTGGGGTGTGCACATGATTGATTTTGGCCTAATCGGTATGAAAGCAGAAACACCGATAAGTGTTGTTGCTTCTGGAGGTAAATTTGCTAACCCTAATGATGCTTCTGAAACACCAGACACTTTAACTACAATCTATCAATTCAAGGATTTCAACTTACAATGGGAACACGCAACTGGAATTGATGGAGGTCCTTATAATAGAAACCACGGTGTTGCTTTTATTGGTAACAATGGCACATTGGTAGTAAACAGACAGGGTTGGGAAGTGATACCTGAAAAAGCTGATGGAAAAGACAAAATTGAGCGTGTAGAATTTCAAAAGTCTGTTGATAATGGTTTGGAAAAACATACTAGCAATTTCTTAGATGTTGTACAATCTAGAAAATTCGAAGACCTAAAAGCACCAATTGAAGCTGGCTCTCATATTGCAAAAATTTGCCAGATGGGAAATATCGCTTACAGGTTAGGTAAAAAAATATATTGGGATGCTGATAAAAATAAATTCACAGATAGTGAAGCCAATAAATACCTAACTGCGGCCTATCACAATGGTTATAAATTGCCAACAGTGTAG
- a CDS encoding nucleotidyltransferase family protein → MDNLNQLKTKEIQRLCEKNNVKSLFAFGSIVRDDFNDDSDIDLVVDFNESDPFSYTDLYFNLKRKLEDLLNRQIDLLEERAIRNRFFKQELERTKVKIYGA, encoded by the coding sequence ATGGATAATCTCAATCAGTTAAAGACAAAAGAAATACAGAGGCTTTGCGAAAAGAACAATGTAAAATCTCTTTTTGCTTTTGGGTCTATTGTTAGAGATGATTTTAATGATGATTCTGATATAGATTTAGTTGTAGACTTTAATGAAAGCGACCCATTTAGTTATACAGATTTGTATTTTAACTTGAAGAGGAAGTTAGAAGATTTATTAAACAGGCAGATAGATTTGTTGGAAGAAAGAGCAATAAGGAATAGGTTTTTTAAACAAGAATTAGAACGTACTAAGGTTAAAATCTATGGAGCCTAA
- a CDS encoding DUF86 domain-containing protein, giving the protein MEPKILTWLLDVEQSIDEIFMFINETNGFLEYKKDLKTKKAVERNIEIIGEAINRILKEKPDFSIENARNIVGTRNKIIHSYDNISDEIIWTIIVRELPKLKVEVQGYLQS; this is encoded by the coding sequence ATGGAGCCTAAAATTCTAACTTGGTTGCTTGATGTTGAACAAAGTATCGACGAAATTTTTATGTTTATTAATGAAACGAATGGTTTTTTGGAATACAAAAAAGATTTGAAAACAAAAAAGGCCGTTGAGCGAAATATCGAAATAATTGGTGAGGCGATAAACAGAATACTAAAAGAAAAACCTGATTTTTCCATTGAAAATGCCAGGAATATTGTGGGTACTCGCAATAAAATTATCCATAGTTATGATAATATTTCTGACGAAATTATTTGGACTATCATTGTGCGAGAACTTCCGAAGTTAAAAGTAGAAGTTCAGGGCTATTTGCAATCGTAA
- a CDS encoding DUF1287 domain-containing protein, translating to MSRKLYSFLVLFLVAFQSFGQSPQALKLSDAAIALTKQKVVYDPAYFKIPYPNGDVPAGKGVCTDVVIRAYRTLGTDLQKNVHEDMKQNFKLYPKDWGRKTPDANIDHRRVYNLMVFFKRKGTVKPMTKNADDYKPGDIVCWNLSGNISHIGLVVNKKSADGKRFLIVHNIGAGQVLEDCLFSFKIIGHYQYKV from the coding sequence ATGTCCAGAAAACTATATTCATTTTTGGTTCTCTTTTTGGTAGCCTTTCAAAGTTTTGGACAGTCTCCACAGGCACTAAAACTTTCTGATGCTGCAATTGCTTTAACCAAGCAAAAAGTAGTTTACGACCCTGCTTATTTTAAAATACCTTATCCCAATGGAGATGTGCCTGCTGGTAAAGGAGTTTGTACCGATGTGGTGATTAGGGCTTACCGAACTTTGGGAACTGACTTGCAAAAGAACGTTCACGAAGACATGAAGCAGAATTTTAAACTTTATCCAAAAGATTGGGGCAGGAAAACGCCAGATGCAAACATAGACCATAGAAGAGTTTATAATTTAATGGTTTTCTTTAAGCGTAAGGGAACTGTAAAACCAATGACTAAAAATGCTGATGATTATAAGCCGGGAGATATTGTGTGTTGGAATTTAAGTGGAAATATATCACACATCGGCTTGGTGGTAAATAAAAAATCTGCCGATGGAAAAAGGTTCTTAATTGTTCATAACATAGGTGCTGGTCAAGTATTGGAAGATTGCCTTTTTTCCTTTAAAATCATTGGCCATTATCAATATAAGGTGTGA
- the ispE gene encoding 4-(cytidine 5'-diphospho)-2-C-methyl-D-erythritol kinase has translation MLAFANAKINLGLFLTEKRTDGFHDLQTVFYPVKLYDVVELIDSEITECIIKGIEIPGNADDNICLKAFKTLQKDFDLPHQQIVLLKNIPVGAGLGGGSADAAFLIKLVNDKFDLGLSVEKMQGYARVLGADCAFFIENKPAYAFAKGDEFEDLQVDLSNHFMVLVKPPIHVSTAEAYSKVKVKEPATSLIDLIHLPLSDWKANILNDFEVSVFEKYPEIDEIKTKLYAAGATFALMSGSGSSVYAIFEKPVKLSELEKDNLVFYDI, from the coding sequence ATGCTCGCTTTTGCAAATGCTAAAATAAATCTCGGACTATTCTTAACGGAGAAACGTACTGATGGCTTTCATGACCTACAAACCGTTTTTTATCCTGTTAAGCTGTATGATGTAGTAGAATTGATTGATTCTGAAATAACGGAATGTATCATAAAAGGTATCGAAATACCAGGCAATGCCGATGATAATATTTGCTTGAAGGCATTTAAGACCTTACAAAAGGACTTTGATTTACCTCATCAACAAATTGTTTTATTAAAAAACATTCCTGTTGGTGCTGGTTTAGGAGGAGGTTCTGCAGATGCTGCGTTTTTAATTAAATTGGTTAATGATAAATTTGATTTGGGTTTGTCAGTTGAAAAAATGCAAGGCTACGCAAGGGTTTTAGGTGCAGATTGTGCTTTTTTTATCGAAAACAAACCTGCTTATGCTTTTGCCAAAGGCGATGAATTTGAAGATTTACAAGTTGATTTATCCAATCATTTTATGGTACTGGTTAAGCCACCAATTCACGTTTCAACTGCCGAAGCTTACAGCAAAGTAAAAGTTAAAGAACCTGCCACATCCTTAATAGATTTAATACATTTGCCTTTAAGCGATTGGAAAGCCAATATTTTAAATGATTTTGAGGTTTCTGTTTTTGAAAAATATCCAGAAATTGACGAAATAAAAACAAAGCTTTATGCTGCAGGTGCTACATTTGCGCTAATGAGTGGAAGCGGTTCATCTGTTTACGCTATTTTTGAAAAGCCAGTTAAATTGTCAGAATTGGAAAAAGATAACTTGGTTTTTTACGATATTTAA
- a CDS encoding DMT family transporter, giving the protein MNPNPKANDNKNLLILHLTVFVWGFTGILGALISINAVQMVWYRVLIASISLFVYFMLTKTSIKVTKSQFLKFFFTGSIVAIHWIFFFHAIKVANVSVSLICLSSVTLFIAILEPLMKKQRISKGDIFVGLLIILGIYLIFKFESKYTLGIIFGLSSAIAASLFSTINSTLVQKNNPSIIGFYELSGAFFWITLYRLFDKSLLVETFNLSLEDWFYLFVLGTICTALAYVAGVSVMRTLSAFRVALITNLEPVYGIVLAFILFGSKEQMTGGFYLGSLLILAAVFIYPIYKKRKNQS; this is encoded by the coding sequence ATGAATCCGAACCCTAAAGCCAACGACAATAAAAACTTACTAATCCTTCACCTTACTGTTTTTGTTTGGGGCTTTACAGGCATCTTAGGAGCTTTAATTTCAATTAATGCCGTGCAAATGGTATGGTACAGGGTTTTAATAGCCAGCATCTCCCTATTCGTTTATTTTATGCTCACTAAAACAAGCATTAAGGTAACCAAATCGCAGTTTCTAAAGTTCTTTTTTACTGGGAGTATTGTAGCCATTCATTGGATATTCTTTTTCCATGCCATTAAGGTTGCCAATGTCTCTGTAAGCTTAATTTGCCTCTCTTCAGTTACGCTTTTCATAGCCATATTAGAGCCGCTAATGAAGAAACAAAGGATTTCTAAGGGTGATATCTTTGTAGGATTATTAATCATATTAGGCATTTATCTCATCTTTAAATTCGAATCCAAATATACCTTAGGGATTATTTTCGGCCTTTCCTCGGCAATTGCCGCAAGCTTATTTTCGACTATAAACTCAACTTTGGTGCAGAAAAACAACCCAAGTATTATAGGTTTTTATGAATTGAGCGGCGCCTTTTTTTGGATTACTTTATATCGTTTATTTGATAAAAGCCTACTTGTAGAGACCTTCAATTTGAGTCTGGAAGACTGGTTTTACCTGTTCGTTTTAGGTACAATTTGTACTGCTTTAGCATACGTTGCTGGCGTGTCTGTAATGCGAACTTTGTCTGCTTTTAGGGTAGCTTTAATTACCAATTTAGAGCCTGTTTACGGCATCGTTTTAGCCTTCATTTTGTTCGGTTCTAAAGAACAAATGACAGGCGGATTTTACCTAGGTTCCCTCTTAATTTTAGCAGCAGTATTCATCTACCCCATCTATAAAAAGCGTAAAAATCAAAGTTAA
- a CDS encoding trans-sulfuration enzyme family protein, whose protein sequence is MSKNFETIAIRTQTERSLHKEHSSPIYLTSSYKFDDAEEMRALFANEKEGNVYSRYSNPNTSEFIEKMCLLEGAEDGFATATGMASIFTTFGAFLKSGDHIVSSRSVFGSTHQLLTNVFSKWGVTFDYADLDKPQDWEGLIKPNTKMLFVETPSNPGIDIIDLEFLAGLAKKHNVLLVVDNCFATPYLQQPIKLGADISIHSATKYIDGQGRVLGGIILGSKDLITEIINFARHSGPSLSPFNAWILSKSLETLAIRMDRHCENALKVAEFLEGQEQVKLVKYPFLKSHPQYEIAKKQMKQGGGIVTVVVKNGVEGARQFMDGLKMFSISANLADTRSIATHPATSTHSKLTEEQRLEVGIEQGTVRLSIGLEHIDDIIADIKGALNS, encoded by the coding sequence ATGTCCAAAAATTTTGAAACCATCGCTATTCGTACCCAAACAGAAAGAAGTTTACACAAAGAACATTCTTCGCCTATCTATCTAACTTCAAGTTATAAGTTTGATGATGCAGAGGAAATGCGTGCTTTGTTTGCTAACGAAAAAGAGGGAAATGTGTATAGCCGTTATTCTAATCCAAACACTTCTGAGTTTATAGAAAAAATGTGTTTGTTAGAAGGAGCAGAAGATGGTTTCGCTACCGCAACGGGAATGGCTTCTATTTTTACAACATTTGGTGCTTTCTTAAAAAGTGGCGATCATATTGTTTCGAGCCGTTCGGTTTTTGGTTCAACACACCAATTATTAACTAATGTGTTTTCTAAATGGGGTGTTACTTTCGATTATGCAGATTTAGACAAGCCACAAGATTGGGAAGGTTTAATTAAGCCGAATACCAAAATGCTTTTTGTAGAAACACCTTCAAATCCTGGTATTGATATTATTGACTTGGAGTTTTTAGCTGGTCTGGCAAAAAAACACAACGTTTTGTTAGTAGTCGACAATTGTTTTGCAACGCCATACTTACAACAGCCTATTAAATTAGGTGCAGATATTTCTATCCACTCTGCAACCAAATATATTGATGGTCAGGGGCGTGTGTTGGGTGGTATTATTTTAGGTAGCAAAGATTTGATAACCGAAATAATCAATTTTGCTCGCCATAGCGGCCCATCATTGTCTCCTTTTAACGCTTGGATTTTATCTAAAAGCTTAGAAACTTTGGCAATTAGAATGGACAGACATTGTGAAAATGCCTTAAAAGTGGCCGAATTTTTAGAAGGGCAGGAACAAGTTAAGTTAGTGAAATATCCGTTTCTAAAATCTCATCCTCAATATGAAATTGCTAAAAAGCAAATGAAACAGGGTGGGGGAATTGTAACCGTAGTTGTTAAAAACGGGGTAGAAGGTGCTCGTCAATTTATGGATGGATTGAAAATGTTTTCTATCTCTGCAAACTTGGCCGATACACGTTCAATCGCTACTCACCCAGCAACAAGTACCCACTCAAAATTGACTGAAGAACAACGTTTAGAGGTTGGAATTGAGCAAGGAACAGTTCGTTTATCTATTGGTTTGGAACATATTGATGATATTATCGCTGATATTAAGGGAGCGCTAAACAGTTAG
- a CDS encoding OsmC family protein: MEINLIRKSGKFNFEASNEGGFTVELDANPAIGGEGKGFRPMETLLIGLGGCSGIDMVNILTKQKEDLADIKINIKASRVTAEPAIFEEINIQFNLSGNLNEQKVERALALTFDKYCSVANILGRSAKINFTYTINKV; the protein is encoded by the coding sequence ATGGAAATAAACCTAATCCGCAAAAGCGGGAAATTTAATTTTGAAGCAAGCAACGAAGGCGGTTTTACTGTTGAGTTAGATGCAAATCCCGCAATTGGGGGAGAAGGAAAGGGCTTTAGACCAATGGAAACTTTACTGATTGGTTTAGGTGGTTGTAGTGGAATTGATATGGTAAATATTCTTACCAAACAAAAGGAAGATTTAGCAGATATCAAAATCAATATTAAAGCTTCAAGAGTAACTGCAGAACCTGCAATATTTGAAGAAATTAATATTCAGTTTAACCTTTCTGGCAATTTGAATGAACAAAAAGTAGAACGTGCCTTGGCTTTAACTTTCGATAAATACTGCTCGGTAGCAAATATCTTAGGTCGCTCTGCAAAAATTAACTTTACTTACACAATAAATAAGGTTTAA
- a CDS encoding glycosyltransferase has protein sequence MKIDQVSEQAKNPLSVIICARNEADNLKKYLPSILHQDYPSFEVIVVNDRSWDGTADILEEFEKKYENLKVVTVTDGNKFIAGKKFAVTMGIKAAQYDWLVFTDADCEPASSNWLMGMQQPENENTEIVLGYSPYFKKFGILNSLIRFETFFTAVNYLSYALKQMPYMGVGRNMAYKKALFFKSKGFAAHMHIPSGDDDLFVNANANRANTEIRINRETHVWSDPKDSFITYLRQKKRHYGAGKMYKPKHRFILSVQVIFQFLFYGFLIAAICIPTTRYIALGILTLSILIRSFVYPRLLKRLSFGELRWWFPILDIMLFVFLVFNAILSIFVKKVQWK, from the coding sequence GTGAAGATAGACCAAGTTTCAGAACAAGCCAAAAATCCTTTAAGTGTTATTATTTGTGCTCGTAATGAAGCAGATAATTTAAAGAAATATCTTCCAAGTATCCTTCATCAAGATTATCCAAGTTTTGAAGTTATCGTAGTAAACGACCGTTCATGGGATGGAACAGCTGATATTTTAGAAGAATTTGAGAAGAAATATGAAAATTTAAAAGTAGTTACCGTTACCGATGGAAATAAGTTTATCGCTGGAAAGAAATTTGCAGTTACCATGGGTATTAAGGCAGCACAATATGACTGGTTAGTATTTACAGATGCCGATTGTGAACCAGCTTCTTCTAATTGGTTAATGGGAATGCAACAGCCAGAAAATGAAAATACAGAAATTGTATTGGGTTATTCCCCATATTTTAAAAAGTTTGGGATATTGAATAGCTTAATTAGGTTTGAGACATTTTTTACCGCCGTAAATTATCTTTCTTATGCACTTAAGCAAATGCCTTATATGGGAGTAGGGAGGAATATGGCTTATAAGAAAGCTCTATTTTTTAAGAGTAAAGGCTTCGCTGCGCATATGCATATCCCATCTGGGGATGATGATTTATTTGTAAACGCAAATGCAAATCGTGCTAATACTGAAATAAGGATAAATAGAGAAACTCACGTTTGGAGTGACCCTAAAGATTCATTTATTACATATTTAAGGCAAAAGAAAAGACATTATGGTGCAGGGAAAATGTACAAACCAAAGCATAGGTTTATCCTTTCGGTACAAGTTATATTTCAATTCTTATTTTATGGTTTCTTAATTGCTGCAATTTGCATCCCCACTACCAGATACATTGCTTTGGGGATTTTAACCTTAAGTATATTAATTAGGAGTTTTGTTTATCCTAGGCTTTTAAAACGATTAAGTTTTGGAGAATTGAGATGGTGGTTCCCTATATTAGATATTATGCTGTTTGTTTTTCTAGTGTTTAACGCTATTCTGTCTATATTTGTTAAAAAAGTACAGTGGAAATAA
- a CDS encoding thymidylate synthase: protein MKQYLDLMQHVLDNGTQKHDRTGTGTISVFGYQMRFNLQEGFPMVTTKKLHLKSIIHELIWFLSGDTNIKYLKDNGVKIWDEWADENGNLGPVYGSQWRSWPKPNGEKIDQITQIINTIKNNPDSRRIIVSAWNVAEVENMALPPCHAFFQFYVADGKLSCQLYQRSADIFLGVPFNIASYALLTMMVAQVCGLEYGDFIHTLGDAHLYNNHIEQANLQLSRNTKPLPQMHINPAVKDIFDFKFEDFTLENYDPHPHIKGAVAV, encoded by the coding sequence ATGAAACAATATTTAGATTTAATGCAACATGTGCTAGATAACGGCACACAAAAGCACGATAGAACAGGAACGGGAACCATTAGCGTTTTTGGATATCAAATGCGTTTTAACCTTCAAGAAGGTTTTCCGATGGTGACTACAAAAAAGCTGCATCTTAAGTCTATTATACATGAACTAATTTGGTTTTTAAGTGGTGATACTAATATTAAATACCTAAAAGATAATGGTGTTAAAATTTGGGACGAGTGGGCGGATGAAAACGGAAACTTAGGACCGGTTTATGGTTCACAATGGCGCTCTTGGCCAAAACCAAATGGTGAAAAGATTGACCAAATCACTCAAATCATCAATACCATTAAAAACAACCCAGATTCGAGAAGAATTATCGTTTCTGCTTGGAATGTTGCTGAAGTTGAAAACATGGCATTACCTCCGTGTCACGCCTTTTTTCAATTTTATGTAGCAGATGGCAAATTAAGTTGTCAATTATACCAACGCAGTGCGGATATATTTTTAGGTGTACCATTTAACATCGCATCTTATGCTTTATTAACCATGATGGTTGCTCAAGTTTGCGGATTAGAGTATGGAGATTTCATCCATACACTTGGCGATGCACATTTATATAACAACCACATCGAACAAGCAAACTTGCAGTTAAGTAGAAATACCAAGCCTTTACCTCAAATGCATATCAATCCAGCTGTAAAAGACATTTTCGATTTTAAATTTGAAGATTTTACTTTGGAGAATTACGACCCGCATCCGCATATTAAAGGAGCTGTGGCGGTATAA
- a CDS encoding LptF/LptG family permease, translated as MKFIKQRLKIIDSFIIGKYLGTFVYTLVLFVVIIVIFDLSEKLDDFLKRDLSIWQTITQYYAGAIPFYVNMLSPLINFIAVIFFTAKMADQTEIVPILSGGVSFNRFLRPYLISSFIIFSVNLASNLYILPYTNQIKNKFENEVVNEKDPSVKTNIHMKVDNNTYIYIDNFDNKTNIGYRFSLDKFQGDNLKKKLIADRIEWDSLKRVWKMVNYSTRNIDGLKESMVYANTKTKDTILDMKPDDFSAYQNVFESMSGKELSDKIKKERIRGSGIMSDLLFEQYKRWFQPLSAFVLTLIGVALSSRKVRGGVGLPLGIGIILSFAYIVFNQFAKMFSTKGGLPPLLAVLLPTLFFGLLGLYLLRRAPK; from the coding sequence ATGAAATTCATCAAGCAACGCTTAAAAATCATAGATAGCTTTATCATAGGCAAATACCTAGGTACTTTTGTATACACCTTGGTCTTGTTTGTGGTTATCATCGTTATTTTCGATTTATCTGAAAAATTAGACGATTTTTTAAAGCGTGATTTGAGTATTTGGCAAACCATTACACAATATTATGCAGGTGCAATTCCGTTTTACGTGAATATGCTGTCTCCCCTTATCAACTTTATTGCAGTAATATTTTTTACGGCAAAAATGGCCGACCAAACTGAAATTGTACCCATTTTAAGTGGCGGAGTTAGCTTTAATCGCTTTTTAAGACCTTATTTGATCTCCTCATTTATCATTTTCTCAGTTAATCTAGCTTCCAATCTTTACATACTTCCATATACCAATCAAATTAAAAACAAGTTTGAAAATGAAGTTGTGAATGAGAAAGACCCTTCTGTAAAAACCAATATACACATGAAGGTAGACAACAATACCTATATCTATATTGATAATTTTGACAATAAAACAAATATAGGTTATCGCTTCTCACTTGATAAATTTCAAGGCGATAATTTAAAGAAAAAGCTCATTGCAGACCGAATTGAGTGGGATTCTTTAAAGAGAGTATGGAAAATGGTCAACTACTCTACAAGAAACATAGATGGCTTAAAAGAAAGTATGGTGTATGCTAACACTAAAACAAAAGACACCATTTTAGATATGAAACCTGATGACTTCTCTGCGTACCAGAATGTTTTTGAGAGCATGAGTGGCAAGGAATTATCAGATAAGATTAAAAAAGAGAGAATTAGGGGCTCAGGCATCATGAGCGATTTACTTTTTGAGCAATATAAGAGATGGTTTCAACCGCTATCTGCCTTTGTGTTAACGCTAATTGGCGTGGCATTGTCTTCTCGTAAGGTACGCGGAGGCGTAGGATTACCGCTAGGAATAGGCATCATTTTAAGTTTTGCCTACATCGTTTTTAACCAATTTGCTAAGATGTTTTCTACCAAAGGTGGATTACCACCTCTTTTGGCCGTATTATTACCTACCCTATTTTTTGGACTTTTAGGATTATATTTGTTGCGTAGAGCACCAAAATAA